Below is a genomic region from Thunnus albacares chromosome 4, fThuAlb1.1, whole genome shotgun sequence.
GTGTTGCTGCCACTTCCACATCAGCTAGTTCCTATAAGGACGGATTCTTAAGTCTGCCGCAGGTGAGATTACCCTTCCAGTCACATGCTGTGTACAGTCACATTACTGCACAACCATGTATATTTCTGAATATCCATTCTGCCTAAGACACAATTTTGTTTCATCACCAAGGTGGATCACCATTCTGCATTCGTAAACAACAAATTGTTATTAGTATTGTGTCAATCACAGAAAATGTGGGTCAATTTTGATTTCAGGATCGTCCTCTGTCTGCCAGAGAGAGACGAAGACTGAGGCAGTCCCAAGAGAGTGTCGGCCAATCAGGTACTCGCTGCCTTTTCCAACTGAAACCAGAACATTTTAGTTGGACCTATAACCAAAAAATACTCTACATTGTTAAAGTGtaaatatctataaaaataaaaaaagaatggctggtatttgattttttttcctcgaTTGTTGCTTTTATTCTTTCCCCAGGTGTTAATGCTGCAAGAAGGgcatctgatgatgtcacttccaCCAAGGCTGAGCACTACAATGCCCCAGTTACAAGATCTGTTTCAGACTCTATCACTGAGACCAACAGTAAGGTACAGACACTCCACTCCattcaattatattttatgtagttgtgaaaatgaaactgcactttttaaatatctatgggtaaaaacaaaaaagctggATGAGCCTTGTGAGGGTAAGCTGATAGTTATAGTTCATTGACAGCTTAAATGGGTGTTTCTGTCACAACAGTGGTGTGTGTTTAATTGTAGCAGGATAAATTGTTGGAGCGAAGGTCCGATGAAGATGAGTGCAGCTCATCTACAAGTTCCACAGAGCGTTCAGAGGGAGACTGCAGAGAAAGGTGAGAGTGTACAAGACAGTagaaaaactataaaactatCACACCTCACAATTCTTCATCTCAAACGTCTTTTCACACAGATTTGCCGTTTCACATTGTCTGTGTAAATCTGCTGTATAATCCATGATTTACGGGCTCTCTGCAGGAAGACTGAATCCAGCGACATGCAGGATTTAGTCCACATGATGACCCAAACTTTGAGAATGGATTGTGGAGCCGGTGTGAACGAGGTGGACAAAGGAGGATTAGGTTCTACTGCGTTGCCAGAGTTTAAACTGAACAGGAAGTACAGGGACACCCTGGTGCTTCATGGGAAGGCTCGAGAGGAGATAGAGAACTTGTCACTCGGTGAAATACCAATAGGTTGGATATTTTGATCAAACTCTGTTGCCATCAGTCAGTCAGCCGTTGTGGTGCGTTCTTGTGTTTAACCAGTTTGTTCCTCTGAAAGGCTCCACGTCTGGTCCAGCCAAGATAAGGAGAGCCATAGAACACCTGAGAACAGATGTGGTCAAAGGTCTGGGGGTCAAGCTGCTAGACAGAGTCTTGGAAatcatggaggaggaggatgacaaCAAACGAGAAGTATGCTTTTAAAAAGGAGTAAAACATGAACTTAAGTTTATGTGACAGTTCAGACACAAAGtatttgttcaaaaaaaaatgAGCCCCACTGAGAAGTTAGATTGACCTCTTAGTTCAGAATGCtgaattaatttgaataaattatatgatttcctttgttttctATGTAATCTCAGTTTGCTTCCTTTCTTCTTGCTACAGCTGTGCCTTCGTGACCAGATGGGGGATGAGAAGTATCAAGCTTATGCTGTGATGGTGAGGCAGCTGAAATTCTTTGAGGAGATCGCCTTCAAGGTGTAGAAAAGAACACTATACACAAGGAAGCATTTACTGATGTTACTGGTGAGAACTTGCTCAGAAGAAAAAAGCATCATGACAGATCTCGCATGACAGGAAACTTTGGagaaatatttcagcttttcatgcagaaactgaaatgaaaaaatttCCACTTAATTCCTCCTGCTTACATCCAGATTCTCATTCAAACTTATAGGTTTTGTCAAGTTTTTGCATGTGACACCATCTGCTGTCCTTGTGCAGGCAATCTTATATAAATGactataaagttgtttttttatattattctaaTACAAACACAGAATAGTATTAATACTGCCGTTTTCAGGATGCCTAtgcaaacattttcattcatgttaAAGCCTTCACTATCTTTCTACTTGCTGTAGTGGAGTGTAGTGGTTTATTTAAGACAGCTAGAaatttaataattgttttacGTAGGCTGTATTGTTGAAGACACTTGATTTCATTGTTCTGCTCTATTGTATTTtcttaaacacaaaataatgttaTGCAGATATTAACATTGTAATTATTTCTAATAAATTCTAGAcattttgtattgatttataCTTTTGTTCCACCATGTTGAGAGctacaataaaacatgttttgtaaaTAAGTCATGTTTATATGTGCCATTGTGCAGATAACGCAGATTCACTCTGCCTTGCAGAAAACTAAGTGTAAATACAAATGACACATCTCCtttataaaacatacagtatcagatgtttattttttggaCACAAGTATTTCATTGTTGACTGATAAACATAAAGTTTTCTTTCCCAACGCTTTACATGTGAACTGCTagacaaaattcaaaataactTCCAATATAAAAAGATGTATTAACAGCCAGACAGGGATAATTCTGAGTTAtttgtgcttcttcttcttgctttcCTGAGGTTTTTGGATGGACTCGCTGCTGGTCTCTGGTACCACTGGCTGCCAGGACAGTGGGTTCTGTCTAAACATAGGCCATGGGGGCAGGGTCAACTACAGTcaaggagagaaacagaaaaaaatgatataataGCTGTTGTTGACATGGTATACAACCATAAGACAAACGACAATGGGCAAGAATTTTGTCTTGTGTAAAGGAGAGGTGGATATATTGTTCCTTCCCCACAATAAAGCAGACAACAATACAAAACTCACCACACAGGACACAGCAAAACCACCCAAAACGATGTACACTGTCCACCCAAACTGCTCAATGATCAGCCCATACACGAATCCAATCACCTGGAAAAACAAGCATACCAGTGAACCTGACAACAGGTAAAAACAACGCAATGTCCTTCTAAAGGGATGTTTTGAATCGCTAGTTCACATGTGTCATGGGTAGTTACCGCTGAGATGAGTATTATTCCTTGGAAAATCTGTTCAGCCAGCTTCTGGCCTTTATAATCCTGCAACACAAGAGAAACATCATTAAGGCAACATTAATGACAAGGTGAGGAGGATAGTGGGTCCATCTGTGCAATTCATAGCTGCTGAGGGTTTGATGTAGCCTGATAGCTTGGGAGCAGGTTAGGTAAcgctaaaagtaatgaaaagaCGAATTTGTTGACATTACAACAAAGCTGATATCAGCTAACAGCTAGCGCCTTACGTTAATTTCGTATCTGATACATGACTGTTAAAAGCTATAATGGATGGCTGTAGCTGTAAAAAGCATCATAACGTTAACGCGAGCAGCTGTTACACATGAAACCGCTGCACTGGCTAGCTAAGAATTGACGATAGCTTGACAGAAATGTATGAACGAAACAACAGCATAACCACGCATCAAATTAGCTAATTATCTCTCACCATGTGCGTGGGAATAGACTTGAATATAGACAGCATCTTTCCACTTGAAATGAATGATCATAAACGGACAGAGCTTTGCTCAAGCGGCTCCCCGAAAGAAATTTGATTTCCGGTTTCAAAAAGATACGTcgtgttgtgaatgaaagacCCATCCGGCTActgctagctgctagccgcGCAGGCTCACAGAGCTATACATCATATGGATTGATTCAACAGCTAGATGCACTGAGACATTTTGGTTTCGTGTTAGTGGAAAGCTTTGTGTGCCTAAATAACTGCCAGTCTAGCTACGTTTTTAAAAAGCTATTACAGTTTACCGATAAAATTCTGTGTGTAGTAAAATTGTGTGTCCAGTCATTGAAACGTGCACGTATGCTGCAATATAGCTTACAATTAGATTTTTTGCATCGAGAAAACAGCACGCTAATGTTAAGGTAGAATCAGGCATACATTGGACAGCTATTACTACGTGCAATTGTGGAAACGGATAAACTTAATGTTGAGTTGGCAATTTGGCTTTAACGTGAATTTGCCTCCCATCTTATCTCTCTTAGAGCTGACTGTAACTGCATTTTATACTTTTCAATTAGCATATGTATGCACAGTTAACAGACACTAATATCGGTGTGTGTCTGCGGTCGCCACGCAGCGGTGCGGTTAACCTCAGTGCTCATTAGCCAGCCAGCTAACGTAATACATCTCGGGCTGGTCACAGGTCAACTTTCAGCTTTTtaccagttttatttgtttgatattaAGTAAACGTGCTGGAGGGTCGGATGAGGCCGTTGTCATGACGCTGAGGAGAGGTGAGTCAGTTTGGATGAAGTGGCTGTTTATTTGCATCTCTGAGACATGTCAACAAGATAATACAATGTGAATGGAAAACAGTCATAAAGaaactatttctttctctttatttattaggatccccattagcaCCAACGTAAGCATTGGCTATTCTTCCCGGGTTGCACcacacatacagtcatacacactcacacatactataataatataaacaaacaaatcagcTCATctttttgaattaaaaataatgtacaaatacaaaaacagaaactaaaaccaaacacaaattaCAAATGAATCACAGTTCAAGAATTCATAGCAGacttgattattttctttcttcatacAAATAAATAGTCATTATTAATGAACTTAAATCCTTGTCTGATGACACTCTTAAATGATCTATTTATCTGTCCTGTGTATGAAAATACATTACTCATTCTTTCATACATTTCTACTTTCACTCATgtctacattttattttatttcattttcccCTAGTTTACACACACAGTTCAATTTTACTGTTTGAACCAATCTTTAGTATTTTCTTGAACAATATGTCCTGGCAATGAATTCCACCTGACCATGGCTAACTAACACAAACTAATAGGTGGACCTCTAATGAGGCAAATTGGCGGTCACTTACATCTAATATTATATCCcagcaaattattttattattagttatatTTACTTTTGTGGCTCTCACAGTCCCCACACTGACACTGCAGCCCTGTGTACCTCAGCTATTGAAATATCTGCTCTTCATTGTTTTCTTACAGTAAACGTGGTCATCCTTGTGCTCCTGGCTTTGGCCTTCCTCATCATAGTTCAACGAAATCTCCTCAACCTCAGTGATTTTCTACACAAAGAAAACATAGGTATGTTTATctagtctctcttttttttactttctttttagacattaaacacaacacaaaaaatcACAAGTTATTACATTTGTCTCTCAGCTTCTCCTGTGCACTGTCTGTCTCAATTACATTAACAGTTTTGTATTCAAGACCTACATATCAAGATCAACATTATCTGTATCAAAAAAAAAGGGGTGAGGGTCAAAGgcacaaaaaaagtaaataatggTTGTCCATTCGACATTAAGACAAACAAAGGAGTTCATTGACTGTTCCTACCtagattaaataaatacataaatactcTTCAAGTGGGTCCCACATCCTCTGGGATTCACCTAACCTGTTGTGTAAGCTATGTGCCATTTTTTCCATCTTAATTTGCTTTATAGCCTCATTAACCCGCTCCTGAATGGATGGCACACTACTTTGAGCCCATTTTTTGAGTATTACTTTGCtttgtaaaaatacacaaaataagaaacaaatCCTTTATGCTTTAGGCATGTTTATCTTTGAGCTGGGGTCTCTACCTACATGTGGGGTACACTTTCCTTCTCAGAATACCTTCTATATTGTTGTTGTGTACCATTCAAATGAAACCACAGTTGCAagtgaaatgtgtctttgtcCAGATGCTGGGGTGATACTTCCTTTTGAGTCCGAGTTGTCTCCTGACCTCAGACTCGAGTCAGCAAGGACGGGCGAGGAGATCCCTGTTCTCATCACTGCTGCTGAGGAGAGACTTGGAGCTGTGGTTGCTGCCATGAACAGTGTCTACCAGAACAGTAAAGCCAATGTTGTCTTCACCATAGTGACCCTGAACGACACAGTGGATCACCTCAAGTAAGACACTGAAGCAAGTCTGTCTTGCTACACGCATACTGTAATATCAccttagtt
It encodes:
- the spcs1 gene encoding signal peptidase complex subunit 1, whose amino-acid sequence is MLSIFKSIPTHMDYKGQKLAEQIFQGIILISAVIGFVYGLIIEQFGWTVYIVLGGFAVSCVLTLPPWPMFRQNPLSWQPVVPETSSESIQKPQESKKKKHK